The following proteins come from a genomic window of Bacillus sp. (in: firmicutes):
- a CDS encoding DUF5590 domain-containing protein, with product MKKWLYIIPLILIIIIWQASQIYLGSMSYQKKEENKAIAFAKENVKELSSITDAKYYHGRLAYTILYGTNEKDEELIIWVPNSKKGRLIVKKASEGWSKEKVKKYIIANQNPLKLIDIRLGAEVIKDNRTNKTETTPLWEITYIDQEKRYTYYFMKFTDGSFVKRYSLKKDRFEEEN from the coding sequence ATGAAAAAATGGTTGTATATAATACCTTTAATACTTATTATCATTATTTGGCAGGCTTCACAAATCTATCTAGGGAGTATGAGTTACCAAAAAAAAGAGGAAAATAAGGCGATTGCTTTTGCAAAGGAAAATGTGAAAGAACTTTCGTCCATAACAGATGCCAAGTATTATCATGGTAGACTAGCTTACACAATTCTCTATGGTACGAATGAAAAAGATGAGGAACTCATCATTTGGGTACCTAATTCGAAAAAGGGTAGGCTCATTGTAAAAAAAGCAAGTGAAGGGTGGTCAAAGGAAAAAGTAAAAAAATATATTATTGCTAATCAAAATCCATTAAAATTAATTGATATAAGACTTGGTGCTGAAGTAATAAAGGATAATCGAACAAACAAAACGGAAACAACGCCGCTATGGGAAATTACTTATATTGACCAAGAAAAGCGTTATACATATTATTTTATGAAATTTACAGACGGTTCATTTGTGAAAAGGTACAGTCTGAAAAAAGACCGCTTTGAGGAGGAAAATTAA
- the asnS gene encoding asparagine--tRNA ligase: MKTTISKVSDYVGQDVTIGAWLANKRSSGKIAFLQLRDGTGFIQGVVVKEEDEEVVFQKVKAITQETSIWVTGTVLEDERSPFGYELAVKNIEVIHESVDYPITPKEHGVEFLMDHRHLWLRSKRQHAIMKIRNEIIRATYEFFNENGFVKVDPPILTGTSAEGGSELFHTKYFDEDAYLSQSGQLYMEAAAMALGKVFSFGPTFRAEKSKTKRHLIEFWMIEPEMAFVDHDENLEIQEQYVSFIVQSVLKNCGLELNALGRDLSKLENVKAPFPRITYDAAIELLKKKGFNDIEWGEDFGAPHEVAIAEEFDKPVFITHYPAKIKAFYMKPDPHRPDVVLCADLIAPEGYGEIIGGSQRIDDLQLMKERYEEHHLTGGAYEWYLDLRKYGSVPHSGFGLGLERTVAWITGAEHVRETIPFPRLLNRLYP; encoded by the coding sequence GTGAAAACAACGATTTCCAAAGTAAGCGATTACGTTGGCCAAGATGTTACGATTGGTGCTTGGTTAGCGAATAAGCGTTCAAGTGGTAAAATCGCCTTTTTACAACTAAGGGATGGAACTGGCTTCATACAGGGTGTTGTCGTTAAAGAGGAAGATGAGGAAGTTGTATTTCAGAAAGTGAAAGCAATTACCCAAGAAACCTCCATATGGGTAACAGGAACCGTTCTTGAAGATGAACGTTCCCCGTTCGGCTATGAATTGGCAGTTAAAAATATTGAAGTGATTCATGAGTCAGTTGACTATCCGATTACACCGAAGGAGCATGGTGTTGAATTTTTAATGGACCATCGCCATCTTTGGCTGCGCTCAAAGCGGCAACATGCGATTATGAAGATTCGAAATGAAATCATTCGCGCTACTTATGAATTTTTCAATGAAAATGGCTTTGTCAAAGTAGATCCGCCAATATTAACCGGTACTTCAGCAGAAGGCGGGAGCGAATTGTTCCATACAAAATATTTTGATGAAGATGCCTATCTTTCACAGAGCGGCCAGCTTTATATGGAAGCGGCGGCAATGGCTCTAGGAAAGGTATTTTCCTTTGGGCCAACCTTTCGGGCTGAAAAATCAAAAACGAAAAGACATTTGATTGAATTCTGGATGATTGAACCTGAAATGGCTTTTGTAGATCATGATGAAAATCTTGAAATTCAAGAGCAATATGTCAGCTTTATTGTTCAATCTGTGTTAAAAAATTGTGGATTAGAGCTGAATGCGCTCGGCCGTGACCTTTCAAAGCTAGAAAATGTTAAAGCGCCATTTCCGCGAATTACGTATGATGCAGCCATCGAATTGTTAAAGAAAAAAGGTTTTAACGATATTGAATGGGGTGAAGACTTCGGTGCCCCTCATGAAGTTGCCATTGCCGAGGAATTTGATAAACCAGTATTTATTACTCATTATCCTGCGAAAATTAAAGCTTTCTATATGAAGCCTGATCCTCATCGTCCTGATGTCGTCCTATGTGCAGATTTAATTGCGCCTGAAGGTTATGGAGAAATTATCGGTGGCTCACAGCGCATTGATGATTTACAATTGATGAAAGAGCGATATGAGGAGCATCATCTTACCGGCGGAGCATACGAATGGTACCTCGATTTGCGTAAATACGGTTCTGTACCCCATTCCGGCTTTGGGCTCGGCCTTGAACGGACTGTTGCGTGGATTACTGGGGCGGAGCATGTTCGTGAAACAATCCCATTCCCGCGCCTATTAAATCGTTTATACCCGTAA
- the dinG gene encoding ATP-dependent DNA helicase DinG, giving the protein MNHRFIVVDIETTGNKVGTDKIIQIGAILIEDGEIIERFSSFVNPNMKLSPFIKQFTGIEDESLKKAPSFSLIAPMLIEMLEGSYFVAHNVPFDLSFLKAELESSGYIFKDCQAIDTVELSRLLFPSLNGYKLSQLAHAFAIDHDQPHRADSDAEATAHLLLNLLTKLNSLPLIILKKLQSLASHLQSNLGELLKEMIKEKKRLLQLDEERFDLYNGIALKPCKRKSNLTYDEVNFLPLDPASIIAKLQNEDVKFEVREGQLEMMETIKDAFNNRVHGLIEAATGTGKTLGYLIPAILYAKKTGKRVVISTYTTHLQEQIMNKEIKMLKKVLPFTFETTVLKGRNHYLCLQKFVKSLENIGIDTYDIVFTKAQILVWLTETTTGDVDELNLTPGGKIFWNKISCGLNGCSNKECPSYSRCFYLQKRKEAESTDLIITNHALLLLDIKSDFSLLPNYDELIVDEAHHLENVASEHFGITLDYFSIQTRLNQIGFIDGTDFLNELAPTIGIIEQYYMETKNSIDELFRCLRTYVLSKKMNCKNEIGRITYRFHATKEDGPLWKEVKNNAFIAIEKLQDLKDSFTSIIEQLHAREESGIITDGHSLLRFLEETANSICKLFFEHDGNKVTWIEIEAKGAQNSAFLFCQPLDVDVMLADGLFAKKQSVILTSATLAIKESFEYTKTCLGLLDFEVVTKKISSPFSYKDQVQLMIPTDVPEIKDVEQHVFIEEIADKIIQIARVTQGRMLVLFTAYDMLEKTYSSVKAASELDGFVLIGQGISSGSRRKLTKNFKQYDKAILFGTSSFWEGIDIPGEELSCIVIVRLPFSPPDQAVMAAKAEAMKHVGKNAFMELFLPQAILRFKQGFGRLIRAKNDRGVVVILDRRITTKSYGKKFIQALPPLEIHEEETSKLIKRLSEWL; this is encoded by the coding sequence GGATGGTGAGATTATTGAACGATTTTCAAGCTTTGTTAATCCAAATATGAAGTTATCTCCCTTTATTAAACAATTTACAGGAATAGAAGATGAAAGTCTTAAAAAGGCCCCTAGTTTTTCATTAATAGCTCCGATGTTAATCGAAATGCTAGAAGGCTCTTATTTCGTTGCCCATAATGTTCCGTTTGATCTTTCATTTTTGAAAGCTGAGCTGGAAAGCAGCGGCTATATCTTTAAAGATTGTCAAGCGATTGATACAGTCGAGCTTTCAAGATTGTTGTTTCCATCTTTGAATGGTTATAAGCTAAGCCAATTAGCCCATGCATTTGCAATCGACCATGATCAACCTCATCGTGCTGATAGTGATGCAGAAGCAACGGCTCATTTATTATTAAATTTATTAACAAAACTAAATAGTCTACCGCTCATTATCTTAAAAAAACTGCAATCTTTAGCATCACATTTACAAAGTAATCTTGGCGAATTACTAAAAGAAATGATAAAAGAAAAAAAACGGTTATTACAACTTGATGAGGAGCGCTTTGATTTATATAATGGTATCGCTTTGAAACCGTGCAAAAGAAAAAGCAATCTAACTTATGACGAAGTGAATTTTCTGCCTCTTGATCCTGCTTCCATCATTGCCAAGCTGCAAAACGAGGATGTAAAGTTTGAAGTGCGCGAAGGCCAATTGGAAATGATGGAAACAATTAAAGACGCATTTAATAACCGTGTGCATGGCCTAATTGAAGCTGCTACTGGAACTGGAAAAACGCTTGGATATCTTATACCAGCAATCCTTTATGCGAAAAAAACGGGTAAAAGAGTAGTTATTAGTACGTACACAACACATCTTCAAGAGCAGATTATGAACAAGGAAATAAAAATGCTTAAAAAAGTGCTTCCTTTTACGTTTGAAACGACTGTTTTAAAAGGGAGAAATCATTATCTTTGTCTGCAAAAGTTTGTAAAGTCTTTGGAAAATATCGGCATAGATACGTATGATATTGTATTTACGAAAGCGCAAATTCTTGTCTGGCTAACAGAAACAACGACAGGTGATGTGGATGAGCTTAACTTGACACCCGGAGGTAAAATTTTTTGGAATAAAATCAGCTGCGGTTTAAATGGCTGTAGCAACAAAGAATGTCCATCATATTCAAGATGTTTTTATTTACAAAAACGAAAAGAAGCAGAAAGCACTGATCTTATTATTACGAACCATGCACTCCTTCTTCTTGATATAAAAAGCGATTTTTCATTATTACCAAACTATGATGAGTTGATTGTTGATGAAGCCCATCATCTTGAAAATGTGGCTAGTGAACATTTTGGGATTACATTAGATTATTTTTCGATTCAAACACGGCTGAACCAAATTGGTTTCATTGATGGAACTGACTTTTTAAATGAGCTTGCTCCAACGATTGGGATTATTGAGCAATATTATATGGAAACAAAAAATAGCATTGATGAGCTTTTCAGATGTTTAAGAACTTATGTTTTATCAAAAAAAATGAATTGTAAAAATGAAATCGGCCGCATAACATACCGCTTTCATGCAACAAAGGAAGATGGCCCATTATGGAAAGAAGTAAAAAATAATGCATTTATCGCCATCGAAAAACTTCAGGATTTAAAGGATAGCTTTACGTCGATTATCGAACAATTACATGCAAGAGAAGAAAGTGGAATCATAACAGATGGCCATTCACTTCTACGGTTTTTAGAGGAAACTGCTAACAGTATATGTAAACTATTTTTTGAGCATGATGGCAATAAAGTAACATGGATAGAAATTGAAGCAAAAGGAGCACAAAACTCAGCCTTTTTATTTTGTCAACCGCTTGATGTAGATGTCATGCTCGCTGACGGTTTATTTGCTAAAAAACAAAGCGTCATTCTTACGTCTGCTACACTTGCTATCAAAGAATCATTTGAGTATACGAAAACATGCTTAGGTCTATTAGATTTTGAAGTAGTAACAAAAAAAATATCCTCACCTTTTTCATATAAAGATCAAGTGCAATTAATGATTCCAACAGATGTACCAGAAATTAAGGATGTTGAACAGCATGTTTTTATTGAGGAAATTGCCGATAAAATTATTCAAATTGCTAGGGTGACACAAGGGAGAATGCTCGTTTTATTTACCGCGTATGATATGTTGGAAAAGACATATTCGAGCGTAAAAGCAGCTTCAGAGCTTGATGGATTCGTGCTTATCGGGCAAGGAATATCGAGCGGCAGCCGGAGGAAACTTACGAAAAATTTTAAACAATACGATAAAGCTATTCTTTTTGGGACAAGCAGTTTTTGGGAAGGCATCGATATTCCGGGGGAGGAATTAAGCTGTATAGTGATTGTGAGATTGCCGTTTTCACCACCAGATCAAGCGGTGATGGCAGCGAAAGCGGAAGCGATGAAACATGTGGGCAAAAATGCTTTCATGGAATTATTTTTGCCTCAGGCTATATTAAGGTTTAAGCAAGGCTTTGGCCGTCTTATCCGCGCGAAAAATGACCGCGGCGTCGTCGTGATCCTTGACCGACGCATCACAACAAAAAGCTATGGGAAAAAATTCATTCAAGCATTGCCCCCTCTTGAAATCCATGAAGAGGAAACAAGCAAGTTAATAAAAAGGCTATCTGAGTGGTTGTAA
- a CDS encoding pyridoxal phosphate-dependent aminotransferase, with amino-acid sequence MELANRVSSLTPSTTLEITAKAKALKDAGYDVIGLGAGEPDFNTPQHIIDAAVKAMNEGLTKYTPSGGLAALKDAIIDKFKQDQGLTFTQNEIIVCVGAKHALYTLFQVIINPGDEVIIPTPYWVSYPEFVKLAEGTPVFVEGKEANNFKITPEQLKAAITPKTKALVINSPSNPTGMLYTAEELKALGEVCLENDILIISDEIYEKLIYGDNKHVSVAELSPELKNQTIIINGVSKSHSMTGWRIGYAAGDSKIIKAMTNLASHSTSNPTSIAQYATIAAYTGSQEPVAVMKQAFEERLNKTYEKLIEIPGFTCIKPQGAFYLFPNAKKAAEMTGYEDVDAWVKALLEEEKVALVPGSGFGAPENVRLSYATSLDLLEGAIARIKRFMENKLK; translated from the coding sequence ATGGAATTAGCAAATCGAGTATCATCATTAACACCATCCACTACACTTGAAATTACAGCAAAGGCTAAAGCGTTAAAAGATGCCGGTTATGATGTGATCGGACTCGGTGCAGGTGAGCCTGATTTTAATACACCACAACATATTATTGATGCTGCTGTAAAAGCAATGAATGAAGGACTTACAAAATATACACCATCAGGTGGCTTAGCCGCGCTAAAGGATGCTATTATTGATAAATTTAAACAAGATCAAGGACTTACATTTACCCAAAACGAAATCATTGTTTGTGTCGGAGCAAAGCATGCCTTATATACATTATTCCAAGTCATCATTAATCCTGGAGATGAAGTGATTATCCCAACACCTTATTGGGTTAGCTATCCAGAGTTTGTGAAATTAGCTGAAGGTACACCTGTATTTGTTGAAGGAAAAGAAGCGAATAATTTCAAAATTACGCCAGAGCAACTAAAAGCAGCGATAACACCGAAAACAAAAGCACTAGTGATTAACTCTCCAAGTAACCCAACTGGGATGCTTTATACAGCCGAAGAGTTAAAAGCATTAGGAGAAGTATGTCTTGAAAACGATATTCTCATTATTTCTGACGAAATTTATGAGAAGTTAATCTATGGTGATAATAAACATGTTTCCGTTGCCGAACTTTCACCAGAGCTAAAAAATCAAACGATAATAATCAATGGTGTGTCAAAATCACATTCAATGACTGGGTGGCGAATTGGCTATGCGGCCGGTGACAGCAAGATTATTAAAGCGATGACAAATTTAGCTAGCCATAGTACATCAAATCCAACATCAATTGCTCAATATGCGACAATTGCTGCTTACACTGGTTCACAAGAGCCAGTTGCTGTGATGAAGCAAGCCTTTGAAGAACGTTTAAATAAAACGTATGAGAAATTAATTGAAATTCCTGGGTTTACATGTATCAAGCCGCAAGGTGCCTTCTATTTATTCCCGAATGCAAAGAAGGCTGCTGAAATGACAGGCTATGAAGATGTTGATGCATGGGTTAAAGCATTATTAGAAGAAGAAAAGGTGGCATTAGTGCCTGGTTCTGGCTTTGGTGCTCCAGAAAATGTTCGTTTATCTTATGCAACATCATTGGATTTACTTGAGGGGGCTATCGCCAGAATAAAACGCTTTATGGAAAATAAACTAAAATAA